A window of Trichoderma atroviride chromosome 3, complete sequence contains these coding sequences:
- a CDS encoding uncharacterized protein (SECRETED:SignalP(1-21)~CAZy:GH47): MMLLVVALLWLGHSLLRPVGAMRSDYLAQLRQDTVDMFYHGYSNYMKHAFPEDELRPITCTPLTRDPHNPGRINLNDALGNYSLTLIDSLSTLAILAGGPQTGSYTGPQALSDFQDGVAEFVRHYGDGRSGPSGAGIRARGFDLDSKVQVFETVIRGVGGLLSAHLFATGELPITGYVPKPEGVAGDDPLELAPIPWPSGFKYDGQLLRLALDLSERLLPAFYTSTGIPYPRVNLRSGIPFYVNSPLHQHLVLEEQSSNPEITETCSAGAGSLVLEFTVLSRLTGDPRFEQSAKRAFWEVWHRRSEIGLIGNGIDAERGLWIGPHAGIGAGMDSFFEYALKSHILLSGLGMPNASASHRQSTTSWLDPNSIHPPLPAAMQTSDAFLEAWHQAHASVKRYLYTDRSHFPYYSNNNRATGQPYAMWIDSLGAFYPGLLALAGEVEEAIEANLVYTALWTRYSALPERWSVREGNVEAGIGWWPGRPEFIESTYHIYRATRDPWYLHVGEMVLRDIRRRCFAECGWAGLQDVQTGEKQDRMESFFLGETAKYMYLLFDPDHPLNNFDAPYVFTTEGHPLVIPKSKRGVANRESNRSIKKGKDVAVYSYYDESFTNSCPAPPPPLTNRLSGSATAARPDLFSVSRFTDLYRTPNVHGPIELVEINDRKKGRVMRYRALSNHTLFPWTLPPTMLPENGTCVAPPERVISLIEFPVSDLTSGMGAHFGAQLSWQSHLGPTITVLEGLRLQLEQVFDSDSSTYRWRITHIGNTQLGRYETVFFHAEHVRHLKDEAFSCKRRRDSVEIELLVDNPEQQNNNSTLVVSEDLIAAESDDIMDNDTLNAGSLGSDSLFQSILRAVSSVFEPVYTALPEPDPSKSGAMIYSWDAYTSTGPGSYPVPAILDTPITGNPFYKYRDPAANFPWSTVYLADQACDGPLPASAAREHQVIVMLRGGCSFSRKLDNIPSFYPSERSLQLVIVLDEPSADDNDDDDDDDRGNMPRPLLDTEQVTPKGMKRLHGIPMVLMGASRGDYELFRQATRVGMRRKYRVESQGLIVENAVVL, translated from the exons ATGATGCTATTGGTGGTCGCATTGCTATGGCTAGGCCACTCACTGCTGCGGCCGGTAGGGGCCATGCGCTCGGACTATCTGGCTCAGCTGCGGCAGGACACGGTAGACATGTTCTATCATGGGTATAGCAACTATATGAAGCATGCGTTTCCTGAAGATGAG CTTCGCCCAATAACATGTACTCCCTTGACACGGGATCCTCATAATCCTGGGCGCATCAACTTGAACGATGCGCTTGGCAACTACTCCTTGACTCTCATAGACAGCCTGTCTACCCTTGCGATCCTGGCTGGAGGGCCGCAGACCGGATCTTATACCGGACCGCAAGCTCTGAGCGACTTCCAAGATGGGGTGGCCGAGTTTGTACGACActatggagatggaagatcGGGACCATCCGGTGCTGGGATACGTGCCAGGGGCTTCGATCTGGATAGCAAAGTCCAAGTGTTCGAGACGGTCATCCGCGGCGTGGGAGGTCTGTTGAGTGCGCACTTATTTGCTACTGGGGAGTTGCCCATCACTGGATACGTACCCAAGCCAGAGGGGGTCGCGGGCGATGATCCTCTGGAGTTGGCCCCTATTCCGTGGCCGAGTGGGTTCAAGTATGATGGCCAGCTACTGAGGCTTGCTCTGGACCTTTCTGAAAGACTGCTTCCTGCATTCTATACCTCAACTGGCATTCCATATCCTCGAGTCAATCTCCGCAGTGGCATCCCCTTTTATGTCAACTCTCCCCTCCACCAACACTTGGTCCTGGAGGAGCAAAGTAGCAATCCAGAGATCACTGAGACCTGcagtgctggagctggaagccTCGTCCTTGAGTTTACTGTCCTGAGCAGACTGACGGGAGATCCGAGGTTCGAGCAATCCGCTAAGCGGGCTTTCTGGGAGGTGTGGCATCGCAGGAGTGAAATCGGCCTGATTGGCAATGGAATTGATGCGGAACGAGGGCTATGGATCGGTCCCCATGCAGGCATCGGCGCAGGCATGGACAGCTTCTTCGAGTACGCGCTCAAAAGCCATATCCTTCTCTCGGGCCTTGGGATGCCTAATGCCTCTGCCTCGCACCGACAGAGCACGACCAGCTGGTTAGATCCAAACTCTATACACCCTCCTTTACCAGCCGCGATGCAGACATCGGACGCCTTCCTTGAAGCATGGCATCAAGCTCACGCGTCGGTCAAGCGGTACCTGTATACGGATCGGAGCCATTTCCCGTACTACTCAAACAACAACCGCGCCACTGGCCAGCCGTACGCCATGTGGATTGATAGTCTTGGTGCATTCTATCCAGGGCTTCTGGCCTTGGCAGGCGAAGTGGAAGAGGCCATTGAAGCGAATCTGGTCTATACAGCTCTTTGGACCCGTTACTCTGCGCTGCCGGAACGCTGGTCCGTCCGCGAGGGCAACGTCGAGGCGGGCATCGGCTGGTGGCCAGGCAGGCCCGAGTTCATCGAGTCCACATATCACATCTATCGTGCTACTCGAGACCCCTGGTATCTGCACGTCGGCGAGATGGTTCTCCGGGACATTCGGCGTCGATGCTTTGCCGAAtgtggctgggctgggctccAGGATGTCCAGACGGGAGAGAAGCAAGATCGCatggagagcttcttcttgggagaAACAGctaaatacatgtacttgctaTTCGACCCAGACCATCCGCTCAATAACTTTGATGCCCCCTATGTCTTCACCACAGAAGGCCATCCGCTCGTCATACCAAAGAGTAAGAGAGGGGTCGCTAATCGGGAGAGCAATCGCAGCAtaaagaagggcaaggacgTTGCGGTCTATAGCTATTACGATGAAAGCTTCACAAACTCATGCCCTGCACCTCCGCCGCCTTTGACAAATCGACTAAGCGGCTCGGCCACCGCTGCCAGGCCAGACTTATTTTCTGTTTCCCGCTTCACAGATTTATATCGGACTCCAAATGTACATGGGCCTATAGAATTGGTTGAAATTAATGACAGAAAGAAGGGCCGGGTGATGAGGTATAGGGCGCTTTCCAACCACACCCTTTTCCCATGGACTCTTCCGCCGACTATGCTCCCCGAGAACGGCACTTGCGTTGCTCCTCCCGAGCGAGTTATATCCTTGATCGAGTTTCCGGTCAGCGATCTTACCAGCGGCATGGGGGCGCACTTTGGCGCACAATTGTCATGGCAGAGCCATCTGGGGCCGACAATCACCGTGTTGGAGGGGCTGCGACTTCAGCTCGAGCAGGTGTTTGACTCTGACTCGAGCACCTATAGGTGGAGGATCACGCATATCGGCAATACCCAACTAGGCCGATACGAGACAGTCTTCTTCCATGCCGAACACGTCAGACATCTCAAGGACGAGGCTTTTTCGTGCAAGAGACGGAGGGACTCTGTGGAGATTGAGCTACTGGTAGACAACCCAGAGCAGCAGAATAATAACAGCACGCTCGTGGTTTCCGAGGATCTCATAGCGGCTGAGAGCGATGACATAATGGACAATGACACACTCAACGCCGGATCGCTGGGTTCCGACTCGTTATTTCAATCAATACTCCGCGCTGTGTCTTCTGTCTTTGAACCAGTTTACACCGCATTACCAGAGCCCGACCCAAGCAAGAGCGGCGCCATGATATATAGCTGGGACGCCTACACGTCCACCGGTCCCGGCTCATACCCCGTCCCGGCCATCTTGGATACTCCCATCACCGGCAACCCGTTCTACAAGTACAGAGACCCGGCTGCCAACTTTCCCTGGTCAACCGTCTACCTCGCAGATCAAGCCTGCGACGGGCCGCTCCCCGCGTCTGCGGCTCGAGAACACCAAGTCATTGTCATGCTGCGCGGAGGGTGCTCCTTCAGCCGGAAGCTGGACAATATCCCTAGCTTCTACCCCAGCGAGAGATCGCTCCAGCTAGTCATTGTTCTCGATGAGCCATCTGCCGATGacaatgatgacgatgacgatgacgacagaGGCAATATGCCCAGGCCGCTGCTAGATACAGAGCAGGTGACACCAAAGGGCATGAAGCGCTTACATGGTATTCCCATGGTCCTCATGGGAGCTTCAAGAGGCGACTATGAGCTCTTTAGGCAGGCAACGAGGGTTGGTATGAGGAGAAAGTACCGTGTTGAGAGCCAGGGACTCATTGTGGAGAATGCCGTTGTCTTGTAG
- a CDS encoding uncharacterized protein (EggNog:ENOG41): MAESAPSSTVDLKAARLLEYERKPRESDRSLEILGPDMHGRAPSAVPSTTNESDIEVICPGIRNRTDFHQLALSRRHSCGDFAELHSKRVLNENRWARRMSFGDAEEAVLSWDEIIDIMDETDDEEAEARAVSARHLAQHIDRIVYGIEPWIKEKIKLVHLLDEKYGKDKAEIQNLHHHLSEIYHRVKYSSDELLAEERASLTESVKEIEILVARLDYEINALVQKINDVEDGIKNFERQVEDVERRADELRKQLETESWLHWFVRTLTGVGTGPNITRNI, from the coding sequence ATGGCAGAATCCGCACCTTCGTCAACAGTAGATCTCAAAGCCGCAAGGCTTCTCGAATATGAACGAAAGCCAAGAGAGTCGGACAGATCGTTAGAAATTCTTGGCCCAGATATGCACGGGAGAGCCCCATCTGCTGTGCCATCAACTACCAACGAAAGCGACATTGAAGTCATCTGCCCGGGCATCAGGAATAGAACCGACTTCCACCAGCTGGCCCTGTCAAGGCGTCATAGCTGTGGTGACTTTGCAGAGCTACATTCGAAACGGGTCCTCAATGAGAACAGATGGGCACGCCGGATGTCATTTGGCGACGCTGAGGAAGCCGTACTATCATGGGACGAAATCATTGATATTATGGACGAaacagatgatgaggaggccgaggccagaGCAGTAAGCGCTCGCCACCTCGCTCAGCATATCGATAGGATTGTATATGGTATTGAGCCATGGATCAAGGAAAAGATCAAGCTCGTGCATCTACTTGACGAGAAATAtggcaaggacaaggccgagATACAAaatctgcatcatcatctgagCGAGATCTATCATCGGGTCAAATACAGCTCCGACGAATTGCTGGCAGAAGAGCGTGCCAGCCTGACGGAGAGTgtcaaggagattgaaatTCTTGTGGCACGCCTCGACTACGAAATCAATGCACTGGTGCAAAAAATCAATGATGTTGAAGACGGCATCAAAAACTTTGAGAGGCAAGTCGAGGACGTTGAGAGACGAGCCGACGAGCTAAGAAAACAGCTTGAGACAGAGAGCTGGCTGCATTGGTTTGTGAGAACTTTGACCGGTGTGGGCACTGGCCCCAATATTACTCGTAATATCTGA